Below is a genomic region from Fibrobacter sp. UWP2.
TGCACAAAGCGGCGGACTTCCGTCGGGTTGATGCGGGCGTACTCGGAGAGCGCGCGGCCGATGCCGTTACGGATGTAGTAGTCGTCGTCCTTGGCGCAGGTCAGGCAGAACTGGCGGAGCAGCGGCCAGTCAGTGCGGTCCTTGTATTGAATCTGGAAAATGATGGCGCTGCGGCGCACCCAGATGTTGGGGTCGCGGATCCAAGCGGCAATCTTGCTGCGCAGGGCGGGGAGTCTCCAGGCGAGGTCGCCCAGGATGCAGGCGGCGAGCGTGTCGACGGTATCGCGCCAGGCGCGGGTCTTGATGAGCTTTTTTAAGAAATTGAGGTGCTGCCCACCGAGCATATCTTTGTGGCGGAACAGGTAATCGCAGGCGGCGTACTGTATTTCGCGGTAAGGTTGCGACCACATGTCCTCTACGCGGGCGACTAACTCGGCATCGTCCTTGGGCGGGTACTTGTCAAAGATGGGGTAGGTAACTTCGCGACGCGGCACGAGCCTTATTCCCAGGAAGTCAAACTGCTCACGAGCCTTCTTGGACATCTCGTGTGATTCTTCTTCATTGGAAATTGCGCGGAGTGCGAGCAGAATTTCTTGAGTAAACCTTAACATTATGTGAACAAAAATAGTCCAGAACACAAATAATTTCTAGGTCTTGACAAGCACTTTTTTAAAAAAAATTTCTAGTGGGGGCGATTTTTTTGCAAAAAAAGTGCAAAAAAAGACTTGACAAGCGTTTTTTTTTATAAAATCGGCGTGAAAATCAAAAAGACCTCCCCTTGGGGAGGTCTTTTAGAGGCAACGATCAGACTCGAACTGATGAATAAGGCTTTTGCAGAGCCGCCCCTTACCAACTTGGGTACGTCGCCATTTGTGGAGCACAATATAGGTAATGATGGTCGTTTTGCCAAGGGCAAGGTGGCAAAAAAGCTAAATTTGGGGCATGTTTGGCTCATTTAAGTTGAAATTGGCCGCTTTTCTGGGCACCCTTTGGATTAGAAGCCTCCGGGTGCGAACAACCGCCCCCAAGGACTACAGGTCGGGCGTTATCGGGGTCTGGCATCAGGATCTGCTGGCCTGCGCCGCCGCCTTTAAGGACAAAAACGTGCACGCCTTTGTTTCGGAGTCAAACGACGGCGAACTTTTTGCCCGCGTTACGGAGCGCTTGGGGTACCGTGTGACCCGCGGTTCCGATACGCACGGGGCGCTGAATGTGCGGTATTTGCTTAAAACATTGAGGGAGAACGGCTTTGTGGGAATGGCGCTCGACGGCCCCCGCGGTCCGGCACACGAAGTCAAGCCGGGATCGCTCTGGCTTGCCGAATCCGCCGGTTGTCCCCTGTGGCTTGTGCACGTGCGGTACGGCAGGCATTTTAGGCTTGGGGGATGGGATAATTTTATTGTTCCGCTGCCTCTGACAACAATTGAAGTTGAAATTAAGTATTATTTAGGAGCCAACGAACAAACCACAAGATAGGGAAATACAGCCGTGATAGCATTACCTCCAAAATTTGTCGCATTCGACTTGGAAACGACTGGTCTTATTAATCAAAAGGACGAGATCATTGAAATAGGTGCGGTGAAGTTCACCGTAGTTACAGACGAAAAGGGACGCGTGGTGCCCAAGAACCTGGGCGAGTTCAACACCCTGGTGAAGCCGAACATGCTGATTCCGGCCGAGGCCAGCAATGTGAACCACATTACCAACGACATGGTCGAGAACGCGCCTCCCATTGCCGATTGCCTAAGGAAATTCACGGCGTTCTGCGGCCAGGGGACCATCCTGCTTGCCCACAACGCGAATTTCGACGCGAGCTTTTTGAGGGTGGCCTACGCCAAGAACCCGCAGCTCGTGCCCGGGAACCCGGTGGTCGACAGCCTCGCCATCAGCAAGGCGATTTTGCCTGAGCTTCCCAACCACAAGCTCGGTTACATGGCGGAACAGTTCATGAGGCGCCGCGAGTTCGCCATGAAGATCGATCCCGAAAAAATGCACCGCGCCGTCTACGACTGCGAAATGCTCATGGAAGTGTTCGTGGCGCTCCTCCGCCGTAGGCTCAAGGAGAAGGACTGGGAGATGGGGAACATCATGGCCGCCATGGCGAAGTACAAGGGTGTCCCGCAGTTCATCAACAAGTAGCGAACGTCCCCGACCTGCACATTTAAAAACAACCCGTAGCTTTTGGCTGCGGGCTTTTTTTTTGATTGAGCCCCCAAAAAGGGGATTCTCATAAAACACAAAATACCGCCGGGGCGGAAGCCTAGCGGTTTTGCGTTAATTCCTTAGAGGAGAATTAGATGCCGAGTTCCTGAGCGACGGCTTGGATGCCGAGCTTGTTGATGGTGCGCAGACCAGCAGCACTAACGCGGAGGGTGACCCAGCGATCTTCTTCGGGGATGTAGAAACGCTTCTTCTGGAGGTTCGGAAGCTGCTTCATCAACTTCTTACGGTTAGAGTGGGAAACCATGTTGCCCACGAGGCCGGCCTTGCCGGTAACTTCACAAATGCGGCTCATAATAAACTCCGTTGTTTTTTACGGACACCAATTTTAACTAAAAAATGCCCGCTTGTCAAGGCTAAAGTTTAGTCTTGTAGGGATCCTGGCAGCTTAAATTTCGTGTTTTCGACCAATTTTACAAGATTTTCGACTTCTAGCCCTTTATTTTTTTCCTTCAGGAACTCTACGACGCCCTGGACCAGGACCTCGGGTGCGCTAGCCCCGCTCGAGAGTCCGACGGTATTGACTCCCTCGAACCAGGTCGGGTCCAGGTCGTGCACGTCGGCGATGAGGTGGCTCGGGATGCCCTGCTCGAGCCCGAGTTCCATGAGTCGGGAGGAGTTGGAGGAGTTCTTGGCGCCCACGACCAAAAGCATCTCCACGTGTTGGCAGAGCTCCAGGACGGCGGCCTGGCGGTTGCCCGTCGCGTAGCAGAGGTCCCCGGCGTCGGGACCGATGATGTTTGGGAAGCGTTTTTTGAGGGCTTCGATGATTTTGCGGGTTTCGGCCACCGATAGGGTGGTCTGCGTAATGTAGGCGAGTTCCTTGCTCTCGGGGACTTGGACGGTGTCGACGTCGGCTTCGTTCCCGATGAGGGAGATGGCGCCTTCGGGCAGCTGGCCCAGGGTGCCGACGACCTCGGCGTGACCGGCATGGCCAATCAGGATGATGTGGCGACCGGCGTCGTAGTGGCGTTTGGCACTAAAGTGAACCTTGAGCACCAGCGGGCAACTGGCGTCGAGCACCCGCAGGTGGCGAGCCTCGGCGTCAGAGTAGATTTGCTCGGCAACACCATGGGCCGAGAATATGACGACGGACCCTTCGGGGATTTCGCTTACTTCGTCTACAAAGATGACGCCCTTCGCCTTGAGGGTCTCGACCACGAACTTGTTGTGCACAATCTCGTGGCGCACGTAAATGGGGGTCCCGAATTTTTCGATGGCCTTCTCCACCACGTGGATGGCGCGGTCCACACCGGCGCAGAATCCGCGGGGGGTGGCAAGAACGAGTTTCTTCATGGCTGTTTTTGAACCTTACTTGTATAAATCGCCGAGGAACTCGACGAGCTGTTCGTACGAGTCCTGGATCTTGGTACGTTCGTTGGTGAGGTAGGTACTTACCACGCGGGCGTCGGGGATGTTCCTCTTGGCAAAGCCTGCGGTGGACTGCAACTGGGCGATGACGCCTGCGTTGACAAGGCTGGCCACGGCTTCTTTTTGACCGGTGGCGAAGGGGCCGACGCAGGTGGCGACACCGGCCTGCAAAGGTTCCCAAAAGTCGTGGACGCCGATGCCACGGCTAAATGACCCGCCGACGACTGCCGTTTTGGCGGTGGCGAGCACTTCCTTGGTCTGTCCGTACTTGCTCACGAGGGAAACCGCCCCCTTTTGCACGAGCGGCCATTCCACCACGGTGAGTTCCTGGTCGCTGAGCGCCTTGCGGAAGGCGTTGACCTCGGTGAGGCGTCTTGGGATGAGGACCACGGATTCCTGGCGCTTGATTGAGGAGACGACCATGCGGCAGAGGCTTGCCCATTCGGTCATGTGCATCGAAACGAAAACCGTGTCGACGGTCGGGTTCTCGGGCGCCTTGACGTCCTCGCCCTTGCGGACCCACGGAAGCAGCTTCCAGTCGCCGCCGATCATCATTTTGCCGATGTTCGATTTGGCGGCGACGTTCAAGAAGCGGGAGAGGTCTCCTCCTGTTTGCATACTGGCAAAGCCGACTCCCGAGAAGTCTATGCCCGGGAGGGAGGCGCGGTAGCGCCCGGAGACAATGGCGATGGAGGGCTTGGCCGAAATCCTGCGCATCGAGGAAAGGTAGCCAGGCCACAGTTCGTTTTCGCCGAGGATGAGACCCAGGGGCTTCACCTGCGAGATGAATTTTTTGAGGGCTATCGGGGAATCGGCCGGGGCGATTGCCGCTTCAATACCGGCATCCGATTCCTTGAGGAACTTGAGCACTTCCACCTTTTGGGTGGTGATGAGAATCTTGGGGCAGTTCTCCAAGTCCTCTTGCAGGAACTTGGAGAGGTTCAGGAGCATCTTGCATTCGCCGAGGCTTGCTCCGTGCAGCCAGAGGAACGGTCCCTCGGGCCACGGACCGTCAAAACGGTCGTTGATGTGGAAGCGGTTGTCTACGGCTGGAACCTTGGCGGCGACCTTGGCGGCGGTGCCAATGGCGAGTCGGGCGATGTCAAAAACGTTAAGCATGGCGATTCCTTCGGTCAATAAAATTTCACTAGTACCAATATCAAATTATAAAATATGAGCCACATCCAAGTAGAGGCGTCGGCGCAAAAGGCTTTTAAAAAGGAACGCTCCGGTTTTTGGACCGATTTGGGCTTGTTTCCCTTGGCCCAGCTTCTCCATTGGTCCCCAAACTTGTCTTCCAAAAATCGGTCTTCAATACGGGCGAGCGTAATTTCGAAAGCGACCACGGCGCAGGCGTATGCCATGGTGCATGGGGTCAAGCCCGCATGGAACAAGATGAAACCTAGGGCGACAATTGTGTTGGAAAGGTATAGAGGGTGCCTGGTGTAGGCGTACGGGCCACTGGTGACAAGGGTTTGCGCCTCGTGCCTGGAGCCCCGTGTGTGGTTCCCTATATATTGTCGGGTTCGAATCCGCAGTAGGGCTCCTGCCGACACAAAAAGGAGTGCCGCAATGCAAGCAGGCAGAGAGGGCGGGGTGGGCGGCAAGAGCAGGAGTGTTAGGGCCAACAGGCCAAGGATGTAGCCGCGAAAACGGTAGAGCGCCTTCGAAATGCCGTCGACCTTAGACACGTTCCATCTCCATCACGTTGAACCTTTCGATGAGGGAATCGCTCATCACGTCATGGCTTGCGATCATAACCCACTTGTCGAGAGCCTGGGCGCAGTCGAGGAAGGTGTTCAATAGCGGTTCGCGTTCGGCGAGGGCGACCGCGGCGAACGGCTCGTCCAGCAAAAGGACTGAAGACTTGCTGGCTAGCGCCCAGGTGAGGGCGACTTTGGCTCGCTCGCCTCCCGAGAGCCCTTCCTTGCCGAGCAGGCGTTGCGCCTTTGCAGTTTCAATGAATTTTTCGACTTGCTCGTTGCGGTTGCGCTCCAACTGGGCGAGGAGCAGCTCGCGTGGGGGCAGTTCCAGGTCCTGCGCCACAAAGAATATGCCTGCCTTGCGGGACTTGGCGAGGAGCTCCATGGATCCGGATTCCCATTCCTCGAGCCCGGCGATAAGGCGGAGAAGTGTCGATTTCCCGGTGCCGTTGCGCCCCCGCAAAAGAACGGGCTTGCCTTCGTTGAAACAAATGCTGAGGTCGGAGTAAACCTTGGTCTCGGCGCCGGAGTAACCGAAGGTCCCAGCCTTGATTTTGAGGTCCGAGCCCCCCGCGGCGAGGGCGGTGGTCGCCTGTGCGGCTTCCTTTTTGGGGAGTTCCCCGAACTTGAGCAGAATGCGGAACGCGCTCATGGCGGATCGGAGCTGCGGCATGACCCGTGTTCCCTCTTTGATGGGCTTGTAGCTCAAAAGGACCGCCGAGCAGAACAGGACCAGCCCTTCGTTGTCCATGAGGCCCTTGGAAATCAAGATGGCGCAGAAGGCGAGGACCAGGATCATCGCGAGAACGGAAATCGTCTCGGTCGCAAGCGAGAGGGCGTTCTTTTTGATGCTCGATTTACGGGCCCGGTTGGTGAGCTCCCCCAGGTTTCTTTGCAACTGTTCAGTAACCATGTTCCTCTCGAAGTTGCAACTCCACTTGCGGTAGAGCCTGCGCGCCAAATTCAGGTCTGTGCGGAACTTGGAACGCGTGTACAGGAGAGACTCCTCTTCGGGACCTAGGGCATGGAGCCTGCGTTGCATGAAGGCGACCAACGGGACGACGATGACGAACAGGAACAAGGTGAGCGGCCACGAAATGTATAGCAGCACCGGGAAGAATATGGCGAGCTGGAGGGTCGCCTGCAAGGCGAAGAAGAATACGCTCCCGTTGTTCTGCAACACCTGAGTCGATTCGTAGGCGGTCTCAACCAGGGCGTCTCCCTCGCTGTTGTGGAACAGGCGAGGAGAGAGATTGCGGAGCGTGCGCATAAACCAGATTGTAATCTGGGCGCTCGTATTGTACAAGAATGATTCGGAAGACTTCGTTTTCCAAAACAGGCAGAGGAATCTCAACAGGGTGAGGAGGACCATGAAAAGGATCCATTCCCATAGTTCAAACGGGCAATCGCCCGAGAGCAACTGCATGAAGGCACGAATTCCCCACAGCACGGCGGCATCGGCGAGGCTTGCCACAAGAGCCAAGGGCAAATAGCGCAAAATCCCGTGCAAAAGGGATTTTTTCAACCATTTTTTGAGATTCACAGGGAAAATTTAAAAAAAAACGTCGGGCCCCCTTTACAAAATTGCCCTATTAACTATATTTGGCCCTACATAAGACGCCCCTATCGTCTAGTGGCCTAGGACTCGGGATTTTCATTCCCGCAACAGCGGTTCAAACCCGCTTGGGGGTATAAAAGAACCATTCGAAAGAATGGTTCTTTTATTTTGTGGATGGCCTTGGCGCGAAGCGGCGAGGCCAAACCCCCAAAGTATAAAAAATCAACCATTCGGTTGAACCTCTTTTTTTAGGTTGGCCTTGGCGCGAAGCGGCGAGGCCCAACCCAAACAGGTACAAAAAGCTCTCGCTGAAAAGCGAGTTTTTTTTGTATACCCCCAAGGTTGGCCTCGTCCATGTCTCACGTTCTCTTATTTTAATTTGTACAAAAAGGCCCCGGACGGATGTCCGAGGCTTTTTAAGTTCGCTATTGCCGACACCCTTGCGGGCGCGGTAAACTTACTTGCTGAGCGTGCTGACCTGCACGTCCCAGCTCTGGTTGCCAAGGGCAATGCGGTAGGTGCTTGCGGCGCCGGCCTTCATGTTCTTGGTGTCCACGGCCGGAGCGGCGTTCGGGTCCTTCTTCGGCACGCCAATGTGGCGGTTGCCCTTGAGGAATTCGATACCCTTGTTGCCGGCCTTCGTCTGGAGGCAGCCCGTGATGAAGATGGTCTCGTCGGTAACCGGCAGGCCATTTTCTTCGAGGAGCTTCTTCGCAGCCGGGATGCCCGGTTCGAGGATTTCTTCGGCGCACTGGATGCCCGGATAGGCTTCCTTGAACGGCTTCATGTTGAACTGGTCGGCGGCAATCTTCACGAGCTCCGGATCCGGTTCGCACGGGGTCTTGCCCTGGTAACCGAGGAGCATCTTGCCGTAGCCTTCCGTCATCTTGAACCACGTACCGCGGCCTGCGGCCTGGTTCAGGGTGTTCATGTAGGCCTGCTGGAAGTAGAACTGGGAAACCGGCGTCACAGAAGAGGCAAAGCCACCGCGGCGCACGCATTCACTCATGTTCTCGATAACCTTCGGGAACAGGTGGAAGGTCTTGGTTTCGCGCATCATGAGGGTGTTGGCGGTAAGAGCGCCACCCGGCATGGGGCTGAAGATCACGTCGGTCGTAATCTGACGGGCTTCAGGCGGGAAGTTATAGTCCTTGAGGCATTCAACGGCGACGTTGTTCGCTTCCATGAGTTCCGGAATGTGATCGTCGACGATGCTGTCTTCACCGAGGGCGAGTTTGTATTCCGTACCCTTGAGGGCGTGGAACATGGAGAACAGGTCGGGCTGAGCTGTACCGCCGGAGAGCGGCTTGCGGCCGAGGTCAACACCATCGGCGCCACCTTCGATAGCGGCCTTGTACTGGGCCACACCGGTACCGCAGGTGTCATGGCTGTGGATGCGGAGTTCCACCTTGTCGCCGAGGAGCTTACGAGCGCGCTTGAAGGTCTCGTACACCTTGGTCGGGTTCGTCGTACCGGAAGCGTCCTTGAAGCACACGGAAGCGAACGGAACACCGGCGTCCAAAATGTTGCGGAGGATGCGTTCGTAGAATTCCGGGTTGTGGGCGGCGTTGAGGTCGCATCCCGGAGGCAGTTCCATCATGGTCACGACGACTTCGTGTTCCAGACCGGCGTCGGTGATGCACTTGCCGGAGTAGATCAGGTTGTTCACGTCGTTGAGGGCGTCAAAGTTACGGATGCGGGTCATGCCGTGCTTCTTGAACATGTCGGCATGGAGCTTGATCATGTCGCGCGGCTGCGGGGCGAGGGCCACCACGTTGATACCGCGGGCGAGGGTCTGCAGGCGGACGTTCGGGCCCACGACGCGACGGAATTCGTCCATCATGTCGAAGGCGTCTTCGCCGCAGTTCTGGTAAAGGGCCTGGAAACGGGCGCCACCACCAGCTTCAAAGTGGGTGATGCCGGCCTTGCAGGCAGCTTCGACGGCGGGCATGAAGTCCTTCGCGAAGACACGGGCACCGAAAATAGACTGGAAACCATCGCGGAACGAGGTATCCTGGAACTTGATCTTTTTCATAGTGTTTCCTTGTGGGATAAATCCCTTGTTTTACTGTACAATAAAATACGGGCGTAAATATAGGATTTTAGGTGGAAGACGGAAGACGGAAGGTGGCAGTTGGAGGGCTATGAAAGATGCAAAAAGACGTTTTTCAACGTCAAACTGCCTTTTTGCTCATCAAATGAATTCCATGTCAATAAGCCAGCGCCACATGCAGAACGCCGAGACCGCTAAAAGGAAAACGCACACGATGACGTACTGGACGGGGTGCTCCTTGAAACTATAGTCGGCGTTGCTGTACGAAAAATTGCCGCGAATGACGGCGCTCACGAACCACGAAAAAAAGAGGATAAAGAACAGCAGCGCCACAAAGCCCCTAAATGAACATCATCGTGTTGAGCTTGGCGCGGTACTTCCACGTGAGTTCGTGCTTGGAGCCGAGGACGCCGAACAGCGTGAGCATCGCCTTTTTGGCGGCGCCGTCGTTCCATTCGGGAGCCTCTACGAACAAGTTAAGGAATGCCTGGAGGGCGGCTTCGAAATCTTCGGCGCAGGCGAGTTTGCACGCCTCGTGGTATACGATGGCCTCCTTGCCCTGCACGTCCTTTTTGGCGGCCTCGGCGTGGAAGTCCAAAAGCTCCAAAAGCGATTTTGCTTCGCGGTACTGGTCGTCGGCCTCGGTGAACTTTTGGAGGATTTCTTTTGCCTTGGCGGTGTCGCCCATGCCGATGTTCGCCTTCGCCCAAAGGAGCAACAGTTTTTTGTCGTCGGGAGCCATTTTCAGTGCCTCGTCCAGCATGGGGAGGGCGCTTTCGAAGTCCTTGTTCGCGATGGCCTCTTCGAGGGCGTTCGCCTGGCGGGCCTCGTCACTCACATAGAACTTTTCCAGGCGTTTTTTGAGGTCGGCTTCGGGGAGCACCCCCTGGATGACGTCGGCGATTTCGCCTTTGCTTACCACGTGAACTTCGGGGACGCTCTGTACGCGGAAAGCCTGGATAAGCCGCATGTTCTCGCGCTCGTCGCAGCTCACGACTCCCAAGGTGAAGTCTAAACTGGTAGAGAGGCTGCCCAACAGTTGGGAGTAGCCGGCGCAGTCCGGGTATTCGGCAGAGGAGAAAAGAACTGCGACGGCGCGGGACTCGGAAGCCTCAATGACTTCGGATTGGAAATTTTCGGAGGTGATCTGTACAACTTTAGCCATGCGTTAAATTTAGTTAATAGTTGCACACACCTTTGGTGCAGTTGGTAGTTGCTAGCGAAATTACTATATTCCCCATCATGAGTATATGTCCTTTTTGCAAGTCCGAAGTTGCCGAGATAAAAATCCACCACCTGGATTTACGGATATGCCCCAAGTGCTATTCCACGTTTTTCCCATGCGACCAGACTATGGCTTTTCGCGGTGACCTGACCGACAAGTCCCGGGAATTGTGGTACAAGGCGCTCCTTGCCAAGAACCCAGTGGACCCCGATACGTCGAACGCCTGCTGTATTGATCACGGAGAACCTCTGGTCGAGGGCAAACTACCCGATTACGGGTACGACGGCAAGGTGACTACCTGTTGCAAAATGTTCCACTTGACGCCTTCGATGACGCTCGAGTTGCTGAAGCACACTCTGGATACGGGTTTCCAAAAACCGGAGGCAAAGGGGAAACATCACTTTTTCTTTATTCGTTGGTTGGATGCTTTGGTTTCTAAGTTGTTTGGAGAGAAAATGCCCGAGGACGATCCCTTGGACGCGATACAATACAATCTCTACATAAAGAAATACATTGAATAGCATGAGAAAGACATACGCCGTATTGGCTGCCGTTGCGGCCGTCATTTTAATCGTTTATTCGCTTTTGCCCGACAAGTTCTTTGAAGAAAGCGTTTTCCCGACACAGGAAAAAATTACTGTCATTGAGTATGACGACGCTACAGACGGTGGCGAGTCTGTCGCCAAGATGACGCAAGGGGATTCCTCGCTCTCATTTGAATGCACGCTGGGCACAGACACATCCAAGTTCGCCTGGTGTGGGCTCTTGTGGAACATGGATCCCGACAGTGCGATGGATTACCGCAACTGGACGTTTGTCGATACACTTGTTTTTGACGTTGAAGCCCATGGTACGCAGGAAATTCTTGTGAAAGTGTGGGCGTACGACCCCGACGTGACCGACATCAGCAAGCCCAAGACTTTTCGCCTGCTGATGAAGGAAGTCCCCCTGAAGGAGGGGAGACAACGCGTGGCGCTCCCGATGGAACAGCTCTATACGCCCGACTTTTGGTACGACGATGGTCACGTTGACCGCGAACTCAAACAGCGCCATCAAGAGACGGTGGCTCGCTTAGAAATTGCCCCGGGTTGGAACCAGCCCCGTGGTCAGCGGTTTCAGTTGAAGTTCTTTGAAATCAAGGCGACGGGAGTCAGCAACTTCTACTTTGGTATAGTTCTGTTCGCCTTCTTGGGAATCACCATTGTAGCCGTGGGCCGCCGTCACAAGTCAAAAAACGATGTCGAAGATTAGTAAAGTCATAGGCGTTGCCGCCTTCGCAGTGGCGTTTGGCGTTTGGGGCGTCGTGTTCTTGATGTTCAGGAACACCGCCTTGACGATGTTCCCCGGGGGCGGTTACGAAGTTTACGCGCTTACCGATAATGCTGCGGGCGGGTATTCCACCTCGGATTTGACTGTGGGTGATTCCAGTATTGCCGCTCATATTAATGTGCGCAGTGGGAAGGCCTACCCCTATGCGGGGATAGGCTTCAATTTGATGTCTTTGAACCATCGTCCGTCGGGCTACTTCGATTTCTCCCGGTTTGATTCCGTTGCCGTCGTGGTGGCGGCCGGTCGTATGCGTACAGTGACGTTCCGCATCATGACCAACGACCCGGTGTATTCCAGGGCGGGCGCTTATTTGACCTACCGCCCCCTGGAGGTGCAACTACCGGTTGGCGCTTCGTTTGCCGAACTCAAAGCGTCACTTGTCGATTTCAAGAACAAGGAATGGTGGTTGGTGGCGCAAGGCCTCGATAAGGATGACGGCCTCTCGTATTTTTACAACTCTGCCGTGTTCGAAGTATTCAATGGCGAAAGCACATTGCGCGGCATCCCCGACGATATCGAACTCAAGTCCATTCGCATGTGGGGCGAAAATCGCGATTTCCAAAAGGGCATGTTCTTTGCGGCGGGCTTGCTTGTGTTTTTGCTTGCGGGCTTTGTGACTTTTTGGGTTCGCGCATCCAAGGCAAAACAAAATCCGTTGCAACCCAAAATGGAGATGGCAGCCAAGTTGCTAAAAACTACCGACAAGTCGGTGGCCGAAATCGCCATTGCGGTGGGTGAAAAGTCCCCGTCGCAGTTCGAAGGTGATTTCAAAAAAATCTACGGCAAAAAGCCGCTGGACTACAGGAGGGAGAATGTATAGACGTTGGACCCTGGATAGGGTGATGCATTTTATTTTGATTTCCCTCGGCATCGTAATCGCCCTCCTGTTGGTTGATTACCTGCAAGGGGTGCTCTTCCCGTTCTTTGCTGCGTTTTTGCTCGCCTATATTGCTGACCCGTTGGTCAACAAGCTGCAGGTCAAAGTCAAGCACCGCATTATTGCCGTGCTCATTGTGTTGATTTCTGCGATTCTTATTGTGGCGGGGGCGCTTCGCATCTTTATCCCGATGGTAGTGAGCGAAGTGCGGAACCTCGGGGTTCTCATTTCTAAAATGTTCAACGATTCCGACTGGTCCGCTCGCATAGCCAACCTGATGCCGGGCGACCTGTACGAGACTGTTCGCGGGATGGTCTCGTGGGAACAGCTGGGCGCCGCCATGCAAAGCCTTGACTTTTGGAACGAAGTGCAGAC
It encodes:
- a CDS encoding biotin attachment protein, with the protein product MKKIKFQDTSFRDGFQSIFGARVFAKDFMPAVEAACKAGITHFEAGGGARFQALYQNCGEDAFDMMDEFRRVVGPNVRLQTLARGINVVALAPQPRDMIKLHADMFKKHGMTRIRNFDALNDVNNLIYSGKCITDAGLEHEVVVTMMELPPGCDLNAAHNPEFYERILRNILDAGVPFASVCFKDASGTTNPTKVYETFKRARKLLGDKVELRIHSHDTCGTGVAQYKAAIEGGADGVDLGRKPLSGGTAQPDLFSMFHALKGTEYKLALGEDSIVDDHIPELMEANNVAVECLKDYNFPPEARQITTDVIFSPMPGGALTANTLMMRETKTFHLFPKVIENMSECVRRGGFASSVTPVSQFYFQQAYMNTLNQAAGRGTWFKMTEGYGKMLLGYQGKTPCEPDPELVKIAADQFNMKPFKEAYPGIQCAEEILEPGIPAAKKLLEENGLPVTDETIFITGCLQTKAGNKGIEFLKGNRHIGVPKKDPNAAPAVDTKNMKAGAASTYRIALGNQSWDVQVSTLSK
- the ispH gene encoding 4-hydroxy-3-methylbut-2-enyl diphosphate reductase; translation: MKKLVLATPRGFCAGVDRAIHVVEKAIEKFGTPIYVRHEIVHNKFVVETLKAKGVIFVDEVSEIPEGSVVIFSAHGVAEQIYSDAEARHLRVLDASCPLVLKVHFSAKRHYDAGRHIILIGHAGHAEVVGTLGQLPEGAISLIGNEADVDTVQVPESKELAYITQTTLSVAETRKIIEALKKRFPNIIGPDAGDLCYATGNRQAAVLELCQHVEMLLVVGAKNSSNSSRLMELGLEQGIPSHLIADVHDLDPTWFEGVNTVGLSSGASAPEVLVQGVVEFLKEKNKGLEVENLVKLVENTKFKLPGSLQD
- a CDS encoding glycosyltransferase N-terminal domain-containing protein, which translates into the protein MLNVFDIARLAIGTAAKVAAKVPAVDNRFHINDRFDGPWPEGPFLWLHGASLGECKMLLNLSKFLQEDLENCPKILITTQKVEVLKFLKESDAGIEAAIAPADSPIALKKFISQVKPLGLILGENELWPGYLSSMRRISAKPSIAIVSGRYRASLPGIDFSGVGFASMQTGGDLSRFLNVAAKSNIGKMMIGGDWKLLPWVRKGEDVKAPENPTVDTVFVSMHMTEWASLCRMVVSSIKRQESVVLIPRRLTEVNAFRKALSDQELTVVEWPLVQKGAVSLVSKYGQTKEVLATAKTAVVGGSFSRGIGVHDFWEPLQAGVATCVGPFATGQKEAVASLVNAGVIAQLQSTAGFAKRNIPDARVVSTYLTNERTKIQDSYEQLVEFLGDLYK
- a CDS encoding isoprenylcysteine carboxylmethyltransferase family protein — protein: MSKVDGISKALYRFRGYILGLLALTLLLLPPTPPSLPACIAALLFVSAGALLRIRTRQYIGNHTRGSRHEAQTLVTSGPYAYTRHPLYLSNTIVALGFILFHAGLTPCTMAYACAVVAFEITLARIEDRFLEDKFGDQWRSWAKGNKPKSVQKPERSFLKAFCADASTWMWLIFYNLILVLVKFY
- a CDS encoding PolC-type DNA polymerase III → MIALPPKFVAFDLETTGLINQKDEIIEIGAVKFTVVTDEKGRVVPKNLGEFNTLVKPNMLIPAEASNVNHITNDMVENAPPIADCLRKFTAFCGQGTILLAHNANFDASFLRVAYAKNPQLVPGNPVVDSLAISKAILPELPNHKLGYMAEQFMRRREFAMKIDPEKMHRAVYDCEMLMEVFVALLRRRLKEKDWEMGNIMAAMAKYKGVPQFINK
- the rpmB gene encoding 50S ribosomal protein L28, which produces MSRICEVTGKAGLVGNMVSHSNRKKLMKQLPNLQKKRFYIPEEDRWVTLRVSAAGLRTINKLGIQAVAQELGI
- a CDS encoding lysophospholipid acyltransferase family protein yields the protein MFGSFKLKLAAFLGTLWIRSLRVRTTAPKDYRSGVIGVWHQDLLACAAAFKDKNVHAFVSESNDGELFARVTERLGYRVTRGSDTHGALNVRYLLKTLRENGFVGMALDGPRGPAHEVKPGSLWLAESAGCPLWLVHVRYGRHFRLGGWDNFIVPLPLTTIEVEIKYYLGANEQTTR
- a CDS encoding DNA alkylation repair protein, coding for MLRFTQEILLALRAISNEEESHEMSKKAREQFDFLGIRLVPRREVTYPIFDKYPPKDDAELVARVEDMWSQPYREIQYAACDYLFRHKDMLGGQHLNFLKKLIKTRAWRDTVDTLAACILGDLAWRLPALRSKIAAWIRDPNIWVRRSAIIFQIQYKDRTDWPLLRQFCLTCAKDDDYYIRNGIGRALSEYARINPTEVRRFVQDNTFAEQTTQEILRLI
- a CDS encoding ABC transporter ATP-binding protein; amino-acid sequence: MNLKKWLKKSLLHGILRYLPLALVASLADAAVLWGIRAFMQLLSGDCPFELWEWILFMVLLTLLRFLCLFWKTKSSESFLYNTSAQITIWFMRTLRNLSPRLFHNSEGDALVETAYESTQVLQNNGSVFFFALQATLQLAIFFPVLLYISWPLTLFLFVIVVPLVAFMQRRLHALGPEEESLLYTRSKFRTDLNLARRLYRKWSCNFERNMVTEQLQRNLGELTNRARKSSIKKNALSLATETISVLAMILVLAFCAILISKGLMDNEGLVLFCSAVLLSYKPIKEGTRVMPQLRSAMSAFRILLKFGELPKKEAAQATTALAAGGSDLKIKAGTFGYSGAETKVYSDLSICFNEGKPVLLRGRNGTGKSTLLRLIAGLEEWESGSMELLAKSRKAGIFFVAQDLELPPRELLLAQLERNRNEQVEKFIETAKAQRLLGKEGLSGGERAKVALTWALASKSSVLLLDEPFAAVALAEREPLLNTFLDCAQALDKWVMIASHDVMSDSLIERFNVMEMERV